From a single Nocardioides sp. dk884 genomic region:
- a CDS encoding cytochrome P450, producing the protein MSAVLPEGFDPTDPFVLERGVPHEQLRLLRQEAPVAWIEQSPGAYDGMSAESGTGYWALTRHADVAAVSKNSKDWSNAENGAIVRNTAGMQREQVELQRVIMINQDPPEHTTTRQIVSRAFTPRSIGELEDVMTRRAHDIVAAARTAGGGNFVEQVAAELPLQAIADLIGVPQEDRRKLFEWSNQMLAGDDPEYAGSSEVAAAEILGYAMLLAADRTAHPREDLITKMVNAHKGERGLNDDEFGFFVILLAVAGNETTRNAIAHGMAAFLDHPEQWRLWCEERPATMVDEVIRWATPVTVFQRTARRDLEVRGVPITTGQRVALFYASANYDEDVFDVPYRFDITREVNPHLAFGGHGAHYCLGANLARQEIRLVFEALAEQVPDITRAGPERRLRHAWVNGLKDLPVRYA; encoded by the coding sequence ATGAGCGCCGTCCTGCCTGAGGGGTTCGACCCCACCGACCCGTTCGTCCTCGAGCGGGGGGTGCCGCACGAGCAGCTGCGGCTCCTCAGGCAGGAGGCGCCGGTCGCCTGGATCGAGCAGTCGCCCGGCGCGTACGACGGGATGTCGGCGGAGTCCGGCACCGGCTACTGGGCGCTGACGCGGCACGCCGACGTGGCGGCGGTGTCGAAGAACAGCAAGGACTGGTCGAACGCCGAGAACGGCGCGATCGTGCGCAACACCGCCGGGATGCAGCGCGAGCAGGTCGAGCTGCAGCGGGTGATCATGATCAACCAGGACCCGCCCGAGCACACCACCACCCGGCAGATTGTGTCGCGGGCCTTCACCCCGCGCTCCATCGGCGAGCTCGAGGACGTCATGACCCGCCGGGCGCACGACATCGTGGCCGCCGCGCGCACCGCCGGCGGCGGCAACTTCGTGGAGCAGGTCGCGGCCGAGCTGCCGCTGCAGGCGATCGCCGACCTGATCGGCGTGCCGCAGGAGGATCGCCGCAAGCTGTTCGAGTGGTCCAACCAGATGCTCGCCGGCGACGACCCGGAGTACGCCGGGAGCTCGGAGGTGGCCGCGGCGGAGATCCTCGGCTACGCGATGCTGCTGGCCGCCGACCGGACCGCGCACCCGCGCGAGGACCTGATCACCAAGATGGTCAACGCGCACAAGGGGGAGCGGGGCCTCAACGACGACGAGTTCGGCTTCTTCGTCATCCTGCTCGCGGTCGCCGGCAACGAGACCACCCGCAACGCGATCGCCCACGGGATGGCCGCGTTCCTCGACCACCCCGAGCAGTGGCGGCTGTGGTGCGAGGAGCGCCCCGCGACCATGGTCGATGAGGTGATCCGCTGGGCGACGCCGGTCACGGTCTTCCAGCGCACCGCGCGCCGCGACCTCGAGGTGCGCGGCGTACCGATCACGACGGGGCAGCGGGTCGCGCTGTTCTACGCCAGCGCCAACTACGACGAGGACGTCTTCGACGTCCCGTACCGCTTCGACATCACCCGCGAGGTCAACCCGCACCTCGCCTTCGGCGGGCACGGCGCGCACTACTGCCTGGGCGCCAACCTCGCGCGCCAGGAGATCCGACTGGTCTTCGAGGCACTCGCCGAGCAGGTCCCCGACATCACCCGCGCCGGACCCGAGCGCCGGCTGCGCCACGCCTGGGTCAACGGGCTCAAGGACCTGCCGGTCCGCTACGCCTGA
- a CDS encoding cytochrome P450, with protein sequence MSTSLEIPVNFDPTDPDVMRERVPHEELLALRRTAPVSWVAQSAAGLGGFQHTEGFWALSKHADVAAVSKDQANFSTRENGVIIRFNPEMTREEVEQTGFLLINHDAPDHTKLRQIVSRAFTPRAINALADDLRVRAAKIVEDAVAKGSGDFVEDVAAELPLQAIADLLGVPQEDRGKLFEWSNQMMAYDDPDVPGDQMTAFMEILAYSMALADQRRQHPQDDIITKLVTADVDGQGLGDDEFGFFMILLAVAGNETTRNATTWGMHAFLNHPEQWELYKRERPRTAVDEIIRWATPVTVFQRTAINDIRIGEADIKQGDRVGLLYASANFDEDVFTDPFTFDITRDPNPHQAFGGHGAHYCIGANLARLQVDLIFNALADLAPDIRQVGEPDRLRSGWLNGVKDYQVAYR encoded by the coding sequence GTGAGCACCTCGCTCGAGATCCCCGTGAACTTCGACCCCACCGACCCCGACGTGATGCGTGAGCGGGTCCCGCACGAGGAGCTGCTGGCGCTGCGGCGTACCGCTCCGGTCTCCTGGGTTGCGCAGTCAGCGGCCGGCCTCGGCGGCTTCCAGCACACCGAGGGCTTCTGGGCGCTGAGCAAGCACGCCGACGTCGCGGCCGTCTCCAAGGACCAGGCGAACTTCTCCACGCGTGAGAACGGCGTGATCATCCGCTTCAACCCCGAGATGACGCGGGAGGAGGTGGAGCAGACCGGCTTCCTGCTGATCAACCACGACGCCCCGGACCACACCAAGCTGCGTCAGATCGTCTCGCGCGCCTTCACCCCGCGCGCGATCAACGCGCTCGCCGACGACCTCCGGGTCCGGGCCGCGAAGATCGTCGAGGACGCCGTGGCCAAGGGCTCCGGCGACTTCGTCGAGGACGTCGCGGCCGAGCTGCCGCTGCAGGCGATCGCCGACCTGCTCGGGGTGCCGCAGGAGGACCGCGGCAAGCTCTTCGAGTGGTCGAACCAGATGATGGCCTACGACGACCCGGACGTGCCCGGCGACCAGATGACCGCCTTCATGGAGATCCTCGCCTATTCGATGGCGCTGGCCGACCAGCGCCGCCAGCACCCGCAGGACGACATCATCACCAAGCTCGTCACCGCCGACGTCGACGGCCAGGGCCTCGGCGACGACGAGTTCGGGTTCTTCATGATCCTGCTCGCGGTGGCCGGCAACGAGACCACCCGCAACGCGACCACGTGGGGCATGCACGCCTTCCTCAACCACCCCGAGCAGTGGGAGCTCTACAAGCGCGAGCGCCCCCGCACCGCCGTCGACGAGATCATCCGCTGGGCCACGCCGGTGACGGTCTTCCAGCGCACCGCGATCAACGACATCCGCATCGGCGAGGCCGACATCAAGCAGGGCGACCGGGTCGGGCTGCTCTACGCCAGCGCCAACTTCGACGAGGACGTCTTCACCGACCCCTTCACCTTCGACATCACCCGCGACCCCAACCCGCACCAGGCCTTCGGCGGGCACGGGGCGCACTACTGCATCGGCGCCAACCTGGCGCGCCTGCAGGTCGACCTGATCTTCAACGCCCTCGCCGACCTCGCCCCCGACATCCGCCAGGTCGGTGAGCCGGACCGGCTGCGCAGCGGGTGGCTCAACGGGGTGAAGGACTACCAGGTCGCCTACCGGTGA
- a CDS encoding steroid 3-ketoacyl-CoA thiolase, protein MGTPVIVEAVRTPLGKRKGWLAGVHPATLLGFAQTEVLRRAGVDSDVIDQVIGGCVTQAGEQSNDMVRRAWLHAGLAQRTAGTAIDAQCGSGQQAAHLINDMVAAGSIDAGIACGVELMSRVPLGGNVPPGLGDPRPDDWSIDMPNQFEGADRIARHHQISREELDAFGLESQRKARVAVDEGRFTREIAAYDAPVLDEDGKPTGETRLVTTDQGLRDTTAEGLAGLRTVLPEGMHTAGTSSQISDGASAVLIMDEQRARDLGLTPRARIVRHTLVGSDPYFHLDGPIEATRSILARTGMSIGDFDLFEVNEAFASVVLSWAKVHDVDMDKVNVNGGAIALGHPVGSTGTRLITTALHELERRDASTALISMCAGGAMATATIIERI, encoded by the coding sequence ATGGGTACTCCCGTCATCGTCGAAGCAGTCCGCACCCCTCTCGGCAAGCGCAAGGGGTGGCTCGCCGGCGTGCACCCTGCGACGCTGCTCGGCTTCGCCCAGACCGAGGTGCTGCGCCGGGCCGGCGTCGACTCCGACGTCATCGACCAGGTGATCGGCGGCTGCGTCACCCAGGCCGGTGAGCAGTCCAACGACATGGTCCGCCGCGCCTGGCTGCACGCCGGGCTCGCCCAGCGCACCGCCGGCACCGCGATCGACGCCCAGTGCGGGTCCGGCCAGCAGGCCGCGCACCTGATCAACGACATGGTCGCCGCCGGATCGATCGACGCCGGCATCGCCTGCGGCGTGGAGCTGATGTCGCGCGTGCCGCTCGGCGGCAACGTGCCGCCCGGTCTCGGCGACCCGCGCCCCGACGACTGGTCCATCGACATGCCCAACCAGTTCGAGGGCGCCGACCGGATCGCGCGTCACCACCAGATCAGCCGCGAGGAGCTCGACGCCTTCGGCCTGGAGTCCCAGCGAAAGGCCCGCGTCGCGGTCGACGAGGGACGCTTCACCCGCGAGATCGCGGCGTACGACGCCCCGGTGCTCGACGAGGACGGCAAGCCGACCGGCGAGACCCGGCTGGTGACCACCGACCAGGGCCTGCGCGACACCACGGCCGAGGGCCTGGCCGGGCTACGCACCGTGCTGCCCGAGGGCATGCACACGGCCGGCACCTCCTCGCAGATCTCCGACGGCGCCTCGGCCGTGCTGATCATGGACGAGCAGCGCGCCCGCGACCTCGGTCTCACCCCGCGGGCCCGGATCGTGCGCCACACGCTGGTCGGCTCCGACCCGTACTTCCACCTCGACGGCCCGATCGAGGCCACCCGCTCGATCCTGGCCCGGACCGGCATGTCGATCGGCGACTTCGACCTGTTCGAGGTCAACGAGGCGTTCGCCTCCGTCGTGCTGTCCTGGGCCAAGGTCCACGACGTGGACATGGACAAGGTCAACGTCAACGGTGGCGCGATCGCCCTGGGCCACCCGGTCGGCTCGACCGGCACCCGCCTGATCACCACCGCACTCCACGAGCTGGAGCGCCGCGACGCCTCGACCGCGCTCATCTCGATGTGCGCGGGCGGCGCGATGGCCACCGCGACGATCATCGAGCGGATCTGA
- a CDS encoding flavin reductase family protein encodes MSSRPTDGDDEEILAGIRSDARQTWPSQELISSWLGDAEPDFELTPGEAVPVPDDAEALAQARRFRDVLGHFASGVTVVTAMSGGEPVGMTCQSFSSVSLDPPLVLFVPAKTSRAWPLIRRAGRFCVNVLAADQAELSNRMASRGTDKFSGVAWAPSPHTGSPVLAGALAHLDCTVHAVHEAGDHVVVIGRVQDLQASGAEDPLLFYRGGYRTTD; translated from the coding sequence GTGAGCTCGCGACCGACCGACGGTGACGACGAGGAGATCCTCGCCGGCATCCGTTCCGATGCCCGTCAGACCTGGCCCAGCCAGGAGCTGATCAGCTCCTGGCTCGGCGACGCCGAGCCGGACTTCGAGCTCACGCCGGGCGAGGCGGTCCCGGTTCCCGACGACGCCGAGGCGCTGGCTCAGGCGCGGCGGTTCCGCGACGTGCTGGGCCACTTCGCCTCGGGGGTGACGGTGGTGACCGCGATGAGCGGGGGCGAGCCGGTGGGCATGACCTGCCAGTCGTTCTCGAGCGTGTCGCTGGACCCGCCGCTGGTGCTCTTCGTCCCGGCGAAGACGTCCCGGGCCTGGCCGCTGATCCGGCGCGCCGGGCGGTTCTGCGTCAACGTCCTGGCCGCGGACCAGGCCGAGCTGTCCAACCGGATGGCCAGCCGGGGCACCGACAAGTTCAGCGGGGTCGCCTGGGCGCCGTCGCCGCACACGGGGTCACCGGTGCTCGCGGGGGCGCTCGCCCACCTCGACTGCACGGTGCACGCCGTCCACGAGGCCGGCGACCACGTCGTGGTCATCGGCCGGGTGCAGGACCTGCAGGCGTCGGGCGCCGAGGATCCGCTGCTGTTCTACCGCGGCGGCTACCGCACCACTGACTGA